A genomic segment from Daphnia pulex isolate KAP4 chromosome 5, ASM2113471v1 encodes:
- the LOC124193484 gene encoding uncharacterized protein LOC124193484, giving the protein MAAFEWDCDCGWSEWDLDSTEWTAASPASSSSSKRPAPPPPPPPFFDLPPPPLPPSLQPPPELCSSAADHPLGLETCQAFLVSDAERQIPVDSSASTATIVVPAVVVLCIAFVIIGFIAWRFRKQKMNQKALLRCQQKTINGAGGVGGGIMDGMVPALLQGLNGRQVAAGIAGVNDDEDGVFYDELSYPPQFRAPNHPPAYEMKDVLLESTSPCHCTAHPLLGNGRNVRNGGCNAVGSRSGVGGGSLMHCQQQQPHYVTSPYRCGSHSPPSSTTPTIDDQHDCSWITEPVYEELPSGPEEDGRFSRDQRSRHRNDSVGINDSLRSQRGGSAYQRPSNYWSGAEEPGETDFFLPPSTWYHQQQTQHSTPILKGHMTTHGQVRKGRGGIQAAWREMESSPQLQPQQRTRGTSSSASQPNSGRRKRKVKSMKNPPAGSGGGVGAGLEILDHQNLHYHCTGLYRGLCPPEEPPFIAGENDPPVASLLDQDSPVPSEQLSTPTKTQPRYYYYSESDDYGVMNPPSRTLSNSRRGVQQQRHLSRVNRTIQPRSPTSVSSDNNKNVDLN; this is encoded by the exons ATGGCAGCTTTCGAATGGGACTGCGATTGCGGCTGGAGCGAATGGGATTTGGATTCGACGGAATGGACGGCCGCTAGtcccgccagcagcagcagcagcaaacggcccgcacctcctccgccgcctccgcctTTCTTCGACCTGCCACCTCCACCTCTGCCGCCGTCACTTCAACCTCCGCCGGAATTGTGTTCGTCGGCAGCCGACCATCCACTGGGACTCGAAACTTGCCAAGCTTTTCTG GTAAGCGATGCCGAGCGTCAGATTCCCGTCGACAGCTCGGCTTCCACCGCTACTATTGTCGTTCcggccgtcgtcgtcctctGCATCGCCTTCGTCATTATCGGATTCATCGCCTGGAG GTTCCGGAAACAAaagatgaaccagaaagcgcttCTACGTTGCCAACAAAAGACGATCAACGGAGCCGGAGGCGTCGGAGGTGGAATAATGGACGGAATGGTGCCGGCCTTACTGCAGGGCCTCAACGGTCGTCAAGTGGCCGCCGGAATAGCGGGTGTCAACGACGACGAAGATGGCGTCTTCTACGATGAACTCTCGTACCCTCCGCAATTCCGCGCACCCAATCACCCACCCGCTTACGAG ATGAAGGACGTGCTGCTCGAGTCGACTTCTCCGTGCCACTGCACCGCTCACCCGCTGCTGGGCAACGGGAGGAACGTGAGAAACGGCGGTTGCAACGCGGTCGGTTCCCGCTCCGGCGTTGGCGGCGGTAGTTTGATGCactgccagcagcagcagccgcactACGTCACGTCGCCTTACCGCTGCGGCAGTCACTCGCCGCCCTCGTCGACGACGCCCACTATCGACGACCAGCACGACTGCAGCTGGATTACCGAGCCCGTCTACGAAGAGCTGCCTTCCG GCCCAGAAGAGGACGGACGATTCTCGAGGGATCAGCGCTCACGACACCGGAACGATTCGGTCGGCATCAATGATTCATTACGCAGCCAAAGAG GTGGCTCTGCATACCAGAGGCCTTCGAATTACTGGAGTGGCGCGGAAGAGCCCGGGGAGACGGATTTCTTTTTGCCTCCGTCGACGTGgtaccaccagcagcagacgcAGCACAGCACTCCGATCCTGAAGGGTCACATGACCACTCACGGTCAAGTTAGAAAAGGACGGGGTGGCATCCAGGCCGCTTGGAGGGAGATGGAATCGTCGCCCCAGTTGCAGCCGCAGCAGCGCACTCGAGGCACTTCAAGTAGCGCCAGTCAACCCAATTCCGGAAGGAGGAAGCGAAAAGTCAAGTCGATGAAGAATCCCCCAGCCGGAAGCGGTGGTGGAGTCGGCGCTGGATTGGAGATTTTGGATCATCAGAATCTCCACTACCACTGCACCGGACTGTACAGAGGTCTATGCCCGCCGGAAGAACCGCCTTTCATCGCCGGAGAGAACGATCCTCCCGTGGCTTCTCTGCTGGATCAAGACAGTCCAGTGCCGTCGGAGCAGCTCAGCACGCCGACCAAAACGCAGCCGCGCTACTATTACTATTCGGAGAGCGACGACTACGGCGTGATGAACCCGCCGTCGCGGACGCTGTCCAATTCTCGACGGGGAGTGCAACAGCAGCGCCATCTGTCGCGCGTCAACCGAACCATTCAGCCGCGCTCGCCGACGTCCGTGTCCTcggacaacaacaagaatGTCGACCTCAATTAG